Proteins encoded together in one Leptospira meyeri window:
- a CDS encoding TetR/AcrR family transcriptional regulator has protein sequence MDKLVDASLSPDLASRPFKFTSKQGRNRRTQLLTIALEFLREKSPEEISFADICKEANIPRPSAYHFFPNVEAIFHGIRLLHSESLIEKSILLKRESFDSWKTYIERSIDVAVEVTNKERAFPRLIYGYRMSNPDMRQVGQELDAKLANLAKLGLMDRFELPELEQTDQIFGVAFSIADSLLKHSYRTFGDFTPWMVGEAKKATISYLKNYLPEVCKPK, from the coding sequence ATGGATAAATTGGTAGACGCATCCTTATCCCCAGACCTTGCTTCCAGGCCCTTTAAATTCACAAGCAAACAGGGAAGAAATAGACGAACTCAATTGTTAACAATTGCTTTGGAATTCCTTAGGGAAAAATCTCCAGAAGAAATTAGTTTTGCAGACATTTGCAAAGAAGCAAATATCCCGAGGCCATCTGCTTACCATTTTTTCCCGAATGTGGAAGCAATCTTCCATGGAATTCGGTTGTTGCATTCAGAAAGCCTTATCGAAAAATCTATATTATTAAAAAGAGAATCTTTTGATTCCTGGAAAACATATATTGAAAGATCAATTGACGTTGCTGTTGAAGTCACCAATAAAGAAAGAGCTTTCCCTCGATTGATTTATGGATATCGAATGAGTAATCCTGACATGCGCCAAGTGGGTCAGGAACTGGATGCAAAACTAGCAAACCTAGCCAAACTCGGACTTATGGACCGGTTCGAATTACCAGAGTTAGAACAGACAGACCAAATCTTCGGAGTTGCCTTTTCTATTGCAGATTCTTTGTTAAAACATTCTTACCGAACCTTTGGAGATTTCACTCCTTGGATGGTGGGAGAAGCCAAAAAGGCTACAATCTCGTATTTAAAAAATTATTTACCTGAAGTCTGCAAACCTAAGTAG
- a CDS encoding neutral/alkaline ceramidase, producing the protein MNSKKESRVRLGFTMICSFLVLHCSDQKPSPSPLLGLVSAGASESSQLDLASSSGVSRAVAPSLGSSPYLVGAGIYDITGPAAEVGMMGFAETAQKTEGIYMRLWSRAYIIGDASKRVVFVSADLGMIFQSIKQAVSKKIALDSELSPYYNEANVLLSATHTHSGPGGYSHYFLYNATTAGFIKENYDVIVDGIYRSIKLAHQNLVPGNVYINQGNLTDASKNRSAVAYDKNPVSERNFYGSNVDQTMTLLKLVAADGRELGMVNWFAVHPTNVGPTNKLIGGDNKGLASYLFEKSKSANYSANQTFVAAFAQSNAGDVTPNLWGPADGVNDYARQKIIAEKQLNKAQSLYSSANTQLTGSVDFRHTYVNFSNLYISSLGTTTCPAGMGASFSAGSVEDNAVSVDFFDEGTTVDSLDWNTNTADAFKASFLGGFLGVLWPTSVSEAYKLCHAEKPVLIPTGVASFDGNPWTPPVIPMQIIKIGNLAILAIPAEVSTMAGRRLRSLVKNVLENEYTVIAGLSNSYTSYLTTREEYSSQQYEGASTQFGPNTLLGYEQEFGKLASAMRNGTSSPAGPTPPDLTNYQATFQTGVVFDDVPLFKSFGTVFTQPSASYSNGATVNAVFWGAHPKNNMLIGSSFVDVEKQNGSTWTVVARDYDPSTTYRWQRDGVAYSKINVSWNTTSFPAGTYRLRHRGHWKSGWTGAISAYQGVTNQFTVQ; encoded by the coding sequence ATGAATTCCAAAAAAGAATCCCGAGTGCGCTTGGGTTTTACCATGATTTGCAGCTTTCTGGTTTTGCATTGTTCCGACCAGAAGCCATCCCCATCGCCCCTACTTGGACTCGTCAGTGCCGGTGCGAGTGAGAGTTCTCAGTTGGATTTGGCCAGTTCGTCTGGTGTGAGTCGTGCCGTGGCACCTTCCCTTGGTTCGTCGCCCTATTTAGTCGGCGCAGGTATTTACGACATCACAGGACCTGCTGCAGAAGTAGGGATGATGGGATTTGCGGAAACAGCTCAAAAAACGGAAGGGATTTATATGCGCCTATGGTCAAGGGCCTATATCATTGGAGATGCTTCCAAACGAGTGGTATTTGTCAGCGCTGATTTGGGTATGATTTTCCAATCCATCAAACAAGCGGTGAGCAAAAAAATCGCTTTGGATTCAGAACTTTCTCCTTATTATAATGAGGCAAATGTTTTGCTTTCTGCAACACATACTCATAGTGGTCCAGGTGGTTATTCACATTATTTTTTATACAATGCGACTACAGCAGGTTTTATTAAAGAAAACTATGACGTAATTGTGGATGGGATTTATCGTTCTATCAAATTGGCTCACCAAAATTTAGTTCCTGGGAATGTCTATATCAACCAAGGAAACCTAACGGACGCTAGTAAGAATCGTTCTGCAGTTGCTTACGATAAAAACCCTGTGAGTGAGAGAAACTTTTATGGATCGAACGTAGACCAAACGATGACATTGTTGAAACTAGTTGCGGCAGATGGTAGAGAATTAGGAATGGTGAACTGGTTTGCCGTACATCCAACTAATGTTGGTCCAACAAATAAACTCATTGGTGGTGATAATAAGGGGCTTGCTTCTTATTTATTTGAAAAGTCTAAAAGTGCAAACTATTCAGCAAACCAAACATTCGTGGCTGCTTTTGCTCAATCGAATGCAGGTGATGTGACACCGAATCTTTGGGGCCCTGCGGATGGAGTGAATGATTATGCGCGCCAAAAGATTATTGCCGAAAAGCAATTAAACAAAGCACAATCTTTGTATTCTTCTGCCAATACTCAATTAACAGGTTCTGTTGACTTCCGACATACATATGTTAACTTTTCGAACCTTTATATCAGTAGTTTAGGAACTACTACTTGCCCTGCGGGGATGGGTGCTTCTTTTTCGGCCGGAAGTGTGGAAGATAATGCTGTCTCTGTGGATTTTTTTGATGAAGGAACCACTGTGGATTCCCTCGACTGGAACACAAATACTGCGGATGCATTTAAAGCTAGTTTCCTCGGTGGATTCCTTGGCGTTCTTTGGCCGACTTCTGTGAGCGAAGCTTATAAACTTTGTCATGCGGAAAAACCCGTCCTGATCCCTACGGGTGTGGCGAGTTTCGATGGAAATCCTTGGACTCCACCGGTGATTCCTATGCAGATCATTAAAATTGGGAACTTAGCGATCCTTGCCATTCCTGCCGAAGTATCGACTATGGCGGGTCGAAGGCTTCGTTCTCTAGTAAAAAATGTTTTGGAAAACGAATACACTGTGATTGCAGGGTTGTCCAATTCTTATACTTCGTATCTGACAACAAGAGAAGAATACTCTTCACAACAATATGAAGGAGCTTCAACCCAATTTGGACCGAACACTTTACTTGGATATGAACAAGAATTTGGAAAACTAGCAAGTGCTATGCGGAATGGAACATCTTCCCCTGCAGGTCCTACCCCACCAGACCTCACCAATTACCAAGCTACTTTCCAAACAGGCGTTGTTTTTGATGATGTCCCTCTCTTTAAAAGTTTTGGAACAGTATTTACCCAACCTTCTGCTTCCTATAGCAATGGTGCCACTGTGAATGCCGTCTTCTGGGGAGCTCATCCAAAAAATAACATGCTCATCGGAAGTAGCTTCGTGGATGTGGAAAAACAAAATGGATCAACTTGGACAGTTGTGGCAAGAGATTACGACCCATCCACGACATACCGATGGCAAAGAGATGGGGTCGCTTATTCCAAAATCAATGTTTCTTGGAATACCACATCCTTTCCAGCAGGGACCTATCGACTTAGACACCGGGGCCATTGGAAATCTGGTTGGACTGGAGCGATCAGTGCTTACCAAGGGGTCACAAATCAATTCACTGTGCAGTAA